From a single Bacillus gobiensis genomic region:
- a CDS encoding winged helix-turn-helix transcriptional regulator has protein sequence MSMAEFKGKVKNIQDTPFGYTLSVIGGKWKMVIIYLLAENQPVRFNELKRQIGAITYKTLSSQLKELETDGMVKRKEYPQVPPKVEYSLTDKAETLLPVLEGLCEWGVKNQNN, from the coding sequence ATGAGTATGGCTGAATTTAAAGGTAAAGTTAAAAATATTCAAGATACACCTTTTGGTTATACATTGTCAGTTATTGGTGGTAAATGGAAAATGGTTATTATTTACCTCCTAGCAGAAAACCAACCGGTTCGCTTTAATGAACTGAAAAGACAGATAGGAGCTATTACTTATAAAACATTGAGTTCACAACTTAAAGAATTGGAAACGGATGGTATGGTGAAACGGAAAGAGTATCCTCAAGTTCCACCTAAAGTCGAGTACAGTCTCACAGATAAAGCTGAAACACTTTTACCTGTTTTGGAAGGCTTATGTGAGTGGGGGGTAAAAAACCAAAATAATTAA
- a CDS encoding arginase family protein, with product MTEKTIRLLMPQWQGGNNPNYSFGAELLAWLAPDNDQPLINVPVQAYDGTPLENENGINGRKQLLEQLKSAHQIIDAHKPDRIVMFGGDCLVEQAPFAYLNERYGGELGLIWIDAHPDLVRYVGYDNGHSLPLGNLLGEGDQEFAKHVKTPLKPENVFIAGLAAPTEQETEVISEAFQRLGIAPTEQETEVIQRLGIKTAGTKELTNSTEPIKEWIKESGIKHLAIHLDLDVLDPKAFRSLLFANPEAPFNFSPEGTMQMPQLLNLIKELSEETDVVGLGITEHLPWDSIKLKNLLGEIPILNK from the coding sequence ATGACTGAAAAAACAATACGCCTGTTAATGCCGCAATGGCAAGGGGGAAACAACCCTAACTACTCTTTTGGAGCCGAACTGCTTGCTTGGCTCGCTCCAGACAATGATCAACCCCTTATTAATGTACCAGTTCAAGCTTATGATGGAACTCCGCTTGAAAACGAGAACGGTATTAATGGGAGAAAACAGCTACTTGAACAATTGAAGTCTGCTCATCAAATCATTGATGCTCATAAGCCAGATCGTATTGTAATGTTTGGTGGTGACTGCTTAGTCGAACAAGCCCCATTTGCCTATTTAAACGAACGATACGGCGGGGAGTTAGGTTTAATTTGGATCGATGCTCACCCTGATTTAGTTAGATATGTCGGGTATGATAACGGACATTCATTACCTCTCGGGAATCTTTTGGGAGAAGGAGATCAGGAGTTCGCCAAACATGTGAAAACCCCTTTAAAACCTGAAAATGTCTTTATCGCGGGATTAGCAGCCCCTACAGAACAAGAAACAGAAGTGATTTCAGAGGCGTTTCAAAGACTAGGTATAGCTCCTACAGAACAAGAAACAGAAGTTATTCAAAGACTAGGTATTAAAACTGCTGGAACAAAAGAGTTAACGAACAGCACTGAACCTATAAAAGAGTGGATTAAAGAAAGTGGCATTAAGCACCTAGCTATTCACCTTGATTTAGACGTACTTGATCCAAAGGCATTTCGTTCTTTATTATTCGCCAACCCTGAAGCACCCTTCAATTTTTCTCCTGAGGGAACAATGCAAATGCCTCAACTACTTAATCTGATTAAAGAACTATCTGAAGAAACAGATGTAGTTGGGTTAGGTATAACAGAGCATTTGCCGTGGGATTCTATTAAATTGAAGAATCTGCTTGGAGAGATACCTATTTTAAATAAGTAA
- a CDS encoding N-acetylglucosamine kinase, producing MSKLLLAVDGGATKTIAVITDAKGAILGRGKAGSSNYQVVGELGAVQALTKSIQEALDESGLNEKSLTRIDKAVFALAGIDTSMDERTVKGFVRKAVQQLSLTIPELIIENDCQSALLGVTQDKPGVLLIAGTGSIAFAHDGRGTFVRAGGWGHRVGDEGSGYWIGKEAIRSVLKMLDGREKNTILARLILEHFQIASIEDLYNWVYSVEYTVDDVSALTQSVEKARELGDEVSKSILDSAAEELGQLLLTVIQKTDIVNDEFDLILQGGVLQHNQYIREKVKLRIKEQAEQVKVVTAKEEPIFYIINRGLAITE from the coding sequence ATGAGTAAGCTGCTGCTTGCGGTTGATGGCGGCGCTACGAAAACGATAGCTGTTATTACAGATGCTAAAGGTGCAATACTCGGGAGAGGAAAAGCAGGTTCATCGAATTACCAAGTCGTTGGTGAGCTTGGAGCGGTACAAGCACTTACAAAATCGATTCAAGAAGCGTTGGACGAATCTGGATTAAATGAAAAAAGCCTTACTCGAATTGACAAAGCAGTTTTTGCACTGGCAGGTATTGATACCTCGATGGACGAAAGAACAGTTAAAGGTTTTGTCCGAAAAGCGGTACAGCAATTATCTTTGACGATTCCAGAACTAATAATCGAAAATGATTGCCAATCCGCACTATTAGGTGTAACGCAAGACAAACCAGGTGTATTACTGATCGCTGGCACGGGTTCCATTGCTTTTGCTCACGATGGAAGAGGGACATTTGTACGAGCAGGAGGCTGGGGACACCGGGTTGGGGATGAGGGCAGCGGCTATTGGATCGGCAAGGAAGCGATTCGATCCGTTTTAAAAATGCTTGACGGACGAGAAAAAAATACGATCCTGGCAAGACTCATTTTAGAGCATTTTCAAATTGCCAGCATAGAGGATTTATACAACTGGGTTTACAGCGTGGAGTATACTGTTGACGACGTAAGCGCGCTAACGCAGTCTGTAGAAAAAGCCCGCGAGCTGGGCGACGAAGTGAGTAAGTCTATTTTAGACAGCGCTGCTGAAGAATTGGGGCAATTATTGCTAACGGTTATCCAAAAAACGGACATCGTAAATGATGAATTTGATCTCATTCTGCAAGGCGGTGTATTGCAGCACAATCAATACATACGGGAAAAAGTTAAGTTGCGCATAAAAGAGCAGGCTGAGCAGGTAAAGGTTGTAACAGCAAAGGAAGAACCGATTTTTTATATCATCAATCGTGGTTTGGCGATAACAGAATGA
- the argH gene encoding argininosuccinate lyase, whose amino-acid sequence MKKSLQEQIAEREGKRFPSKTYTSIVLEPAYNHAKQNFTEAMIQIHYAHLIMLVEQDLVEKEEAKKIAAAVRSIDIDELKSSSYDSRFEDLFFQVEHALIEKAGDIAGNLHIARSRNDMGIALYRMTLRKKITELMNSGLQLRKTFIELTKEHCDTIMIGYTHTQQAQPTTLAHYFNAMTDTLTRDLKRLAAAYQTVNRSSMGAAALTTSGFRVNRKRVQDLLGFEEMIDNAWDAVAGADYIAETASAVQLSALNLGRSIQDFLLWGTQEFGVFTLSAPYVQISSIMPQKRNPVSIEHMRALLSSVAGDTQTVLLMMHNTPFGDIVDTEDDMQPYMWKAIETLEGIYRLLSSVLMTMEVNKEVLLNRAKESFANVTELADTMVRVDRLSFRQAHHVVSSTVKALIEKGSGSLQALTLDVLNEHTKRIVGRESRLTNEQLNNCLSPKYFVDIRSLEGGPCPERMRETIKIRNEEQTAWEGWLEEKTSILSRSDDEVQRIINEWRAEDE is encoded by the coding sequence ATGAAAAAATCACTTCAAGAGCAGATCGCTGAACGTGAGGGGAAGCGTTTCCCTTCCAAGACATATACATCCATCGTGTTAGAACCTGCCTATAATCATGCAAAACAAAATTTCACCGAAGCGATGATTCAAATTCATTATGCACATCTTATCATGCTAGTAGAACAGGATTTGGTTGAAAAAGAGGAAGCGAAAAAAATTGCAGCTGCTGTACGAAGTATTGATATTGATGAGTTGAAATCGAGCAGCTATGATTCTAGATTTGAAGATTTATTTTTTCAAGTGGAACACGCATTGATCGAAAAAGCTGGTGATATCGCTGGAAATTTACATATTGCCCGGAGCCGGAATGATATGGGGATTGCACTTTATCGAATGACGCTGCGCAAGAAAATTACAGAACTAATGAATTCCGGATTGCAGCTGCGCAAGACATTCATTGAGCTGACAAAAGAGCATTGCGATACGATCATGATTGGGTACACGCATACTCAGCAGGCGCAGCCTACAACCCTCGCTCACTATTTTAATGCAATGACCGATACGTTAACAAGAGATTTGAAACGGTTGGCGGCGGCTTACCAAACGGTTAATCGAAGCAGTATGGGAGCGGCTGCACTTACTACTTCGGGTTTTCGTGTGAATCGGAAGCGAGTTCAAGACCTGCTTGGCTTTGAAGAGATGATTGATAATGCATGGGATGCTGTAGCAGGGGCAGATTATATTGCAGAAACGGCATCCGCTGTGCAGCTGTCCGCCCTAAATTTAGGAAGGTCCATACAGGATTTTCTCTTATGGGGGACACAAGAATTTGGTGTCTTTACCCTCTCTGCTCCGTACGTTCAAATAAGCTCCATTATGCCGCAAAAACGAAATCCGGTATCCATCGAGCATATGCGTGCACTATTATCGAGTGTAGCCGGAGATACACAAACGGTGCTGCTAATGATGCACAATACCCCGTTCGGAGATATTGTGGATACCGAAGATGACATGCAGCCCTACATGTGGAAGGCAATCGAAACGTTAGAAGGGATATACCGTCTTCTTTCAAGCGTGCTAATGACAATGGAAGTTAATAAGGAAGTCCTTCTCAATCGCGCAAAAGAAAGCTTTGCCAATGTCACAGAGCTTGCGGATACAATGGTGAGAGTCGATCGGCTATCGTTCCGTCAAGCACACCATGTAGTCAGTTCAACAGTGAAAGCGTTGATCGAAAAAGGAAGCGGATCCCTCCAAGCACTGACACTTGATGTATTAAACGAACACACAAAAAGAATCGTCGGCCGTGAATCAAGGCTTACAAACGAACAGCTAAATAATTGTTTAAGCCCGAAGTACTTTGTTGATATTCGATCGCTTGAGGGTGGACCTTGTCCTGAGCGGATGCGTGAAACCATTAAGATTCGCAATGAAGAGCAAACCGCTTGGGAAGGTTGGCTGGAAGAAAAGACTAGCATTCTATCAAGGTCGGATGATGAAGTGCAGCGCATTATTAATGAATGGAGAGCCGAAGATGAGTAA
- a CDS encoding MerR family transcriptional regulator yields the protein MARQTGVSARSLRYYEKKKLLIPKRTENGYRQYSQDDIERIQLIKFYLGLGMGTNDIANLIHLPESESPDHFQCAYEAVKLYESKLTDVQQQIEVLKGQEKQLLETLSCWKEIQDRLNQGIPLERKEA from the coding sequence GTGGCACGGCAAACCGGCGTTAGCGCACGTTCCCTTCGATATTATGAGAAAAAGAAGCTGTTGATTCCAAAGCGCACTGAAAATGGATACAGGCAATACAGTCAAGATGACATCGAGCGCATTCAGCTGATTAAATTTTACTTAGGGCTTGGTATGGGAACGAATGATATCGCAAACCTCATCCATTTACCAGAATCCGAGTCGCCAGATCACTTTCAATGCGCATATGAAGCGGTCAAACTCTACGAAAGCAAGCTTACAGATGTACAACAGCAAATCGAAGTGCTCAAGGGACAGGAAAAACAGTTACTTGAAACGTTGTCATGCTGGAAAGAAATTCAGGACCGGTTAAATCAGGGAATCCCCCTAGAAAGAAAGGAAGCGTAA
- a CDS encoding MFS transporter, whose protein sequence is MESTYTETNSSNMKKSVIWIYYILFFAVLNESVFNVSTPDIAEQFDLSASGVSWVITVFIIIFGMGSVIFGKLSDLFSVKKLITIGIVLYGMGSILGFALQSWYPGIIISRAIQGAGASAIPALIMVIVAKYFSPAERGNMFGIITSTVSFAIGIGPVLGGYIAGSFHWSFLFLVPLPALIAIPFFQKLLPVEKPSAGKLDVLGAVLMGIAVSSLILFTVEASWFYLLIGVIALVLFIIRIRRADEPFVDPALFTNPLYRSGLIIGFLIFSTVMSMMFVIPLMLSNMYGLSTENIGLVMFPGAFSAVIFGRVAGKLTVNRGSHFVVYLGLILIALSLLLQSSSIGYWVWYIALSLIIMYIGFSFLQTALTESVTQILPPDRIGVGMGFYNMTSFISGAVGTAVVARVLEQAVLNFPLHPFVLNSKAYLYSNLILLLSLVVLASAILYYFTFGKKNPQTVKELRNES, encoded by the coding sequence GTGGAAAGTACCTATACCGAAACGAATTCGTCAAACATGAAAAAAAGTGTCATTTGGATTTATTACATTCTGTTTTTTGCCGTATTGAACGAATCAGTTTTTAATGTATCAACTCCGGATATTGCCGAGCAGTTTGATCTGAGCGCTTCTGGTGTAAGCTGGGTAATTACGGTCTTTATTATCATATTCGGTATGGGATCCGTTATTTTCGGAAAGCTTTCAGATTTGTTTAGTGTCAAAAAACTGATCACGATCGGAATTGTCCTTTATGGAATGGGCTCCATTTTGGGGTTTGCTCTGCAATCCTGGTATCCGGGGATCATTATATCCCGTGCGATTCAAGGGGCAGGCGCATCCGCTATACCGGCACTTATCATGGTCATTGTCGCCAAATATTTTTCACCCGCAGAACGGGGAAACATGTTTGGTATCATCACATCTACCGTTTCCTTCGCGATCGGCATCGGACCGGTACTTGGAGGCTATATCGCCGGATCGTTCCACTGGTCCTTTTTGTTTCTTGTGCCGCTACCTGCACTAATCGCTATTCCTTTCTTCCAAAAGCTCCTTCCGGTAGAAAAGCCGAGCGCAGGCAAATTGGATGTTCTTGGAGCCGTACTGATGGGAATCGCGGTCTCAAGCTTGATTTTATTTACAGTAGAAGCCAGCTGGTTTTATTTGCTTATCGGTGTGATAGCGCTCGTCCTATTTATCATACGCATCCGGCGGGCGGATGAACCTTTTGTCGATCCAGCCCTATTCACGAATCCGCTTTACCGCAGCGGACTCATCATTGGTTTTCTTATCTTCAGCACGGTCATGTCGATGATGTTTGTGATCCCGTTGATGCTGAGTAATATGTACGGTTTATCGACAGAGAACATTGGGCTCGTCATGTTTCCGGGTGCTTTTAGCGCAGTCATATTCGGAAGAGTTGCCGGGAAGTTGACGGTGAATAGGGGAAGCCATTTTGTCGTATACCTGGGGTTGATATTGATTGCGTTAAGTCTATTGCTGCAGTCTTCATCCATCGGTTATTGGGTCTGGTACATTGCGTTGTCACTCATCATTATGTACATCGGATTCTCCTTCTTGCAAACGGCATTAACGGAAAGTGTCACGCAGATATTGCCTCCTGATCGTATCGGAGTCGGCATGGGTTTTTATAACATGACTTCGTTTATTTCAGGGGCAGTAGGAACAGCTGTCGTTGCCAGAGTATTGGAGCAGGCCGTGCTCAATTTTCCGCTGCATCCGTTTGTTTTAAACTCCAAGGCATATTTGTACAGTAATCTCATCCTGTTATTAAGTCTTGTGGTTCTGGCGAGTGCGATTCTTTATTACTTTACATTCGGAAAAAAGAATCCTCAGACGGTTAAGGAATTGCGGAATGAATCTTGA
- the pdxR gene encoding MocR-like pyridoxine biosynthesis transcription factor PdxR — MLEITLNLYEDKKDPYYVQLYRHIRQEIKSGRIHAGTRLPAIRRLSEHLDISRNTVEAAYLQLVSEGYVESRPRSGLYVLKLEEDFSFLEKVTNQEPGRQDAEEIVETKPAASPVLRCDFRNGTIDLSSFPFSVWNKISHQIMQEYTNSLSLYGDPQGEPGLRHQLAGYLRQSRGVRCSPDQIIVGAGTQQMLLLLCQLLGTERQPVAVEDPGYNGARSVFSELNFPMVPIPLEEDGIDMEYLMKSEAKLVYVTPSHQFPFGMILPIHKRIKLLQWAAEHDRYIIEDDYDSEFRYQGRPIPALQGLDKSGRVIYMGTFSKSLLSGIRISYMVLPESLISKYKDKKAFLEPTASLIHMQTLERFMEEGWWEKHLRRMKNVYKKKHAFLLSAITRFFGERVKVIGQHSGLHIVIEVNDGRSESELVRKAEEKGVKVYPTSPYWITFDTQLPPRLLLGFGGLSENELEAGIRLLKEAWT; from the coding sequence ATGCTGGAGATTACGCTTAATTTGTATGAGGACAAAAAAGATCCATATTACGTGCAGTTATATCGGCATATTCGCCAAGAAATCAAAAGCGGGCGCATCCATGCCGGCACGCGGCTGCCTGCGATCAGGCGGCTGTCAGAACACCTGGATATCAGCCGAAACACTGTAGAAGCTGCCTACCTGCAGCTTGTATCCGAAGGCTATGTAGAGAGCAGGCCCCGAAGCGGATTGTATGTCCTTAAGCTAGAAGAAGATTTTTCATTCCTAGAAAAAGTGACCAATCAAGAACCCGGACGACAGGATGCGGAAGAGATCGTAGAAACGAAGCCAGCTGCCTCCCCCGTGCTTCGATGTGATTTTCGAAATGGCACGATTGATTTGAGCTCTTTTCCTTTTTCAGTTTGGAACAAGATCTCCCATCAAATCATGCAAGAGTATACAAACTCTTTGTCGTTATACGGCGATCCGCAGGGTGAGCCCGGTCTCCGACATCAACTAGCAGGATATCTGCGTCAATCCAGAGGGGTTCGATGCTCACCAGACCAAATTATCGTTGGAGCTGGCACCCAGCAGATGCTGCTATTGCTATGTCAACTGCTCGGAACAGAACGACAGCCTGTCGCTGTGGAGGACCCAGGCTATAACGGGGCAAGATCTGTCTTTTCTGAGCTTAACTTCCCGATGGTGCCAATCCCCTTGGAAGAAGACGGAATTGATATGGAGTATCTGATGAAGTCCGAAGCAAAGCTTGTGTATGTAACCCCCTCACACCAGTTTCCGTTCGGCATGATCTTACCGATACATAAACGTATAAAATTGCTGCAGTGGGCAGCTGAACATGACAGGTACATCATTGAAGACGATTACGACAGCGAATTCCGGTATCAGGGGCGGCCCATTCCCGCACTGCAAGGTTTGGATAAGAGTGGCCGAGTCATCTACATGGGGACCTTTTCCAAGTCTCTATTGTCAGGAATCCGTATCAGCTATATGGTGCTTCCTGAATCACTGATTTCAAAATACAAGGACAAAAAAGCATTCCTTGAACCGACAGCCTCCCTTATCCACATGCAAACACTGGAACGATTTATGGAGGAGGGCTGGTGGGAAAAACATCTGCGCAGAATGAAGAATGTGTATAAGAAAAAGCATGCGTTTCTCTTGTCAGCCATCACCCGCTTTTTTGGAGAAAGGGTGAAGGTTATTGGGCAGCATTCCGGTTTGCATATCGTCATTGAGGTGAACGATGGCCGCTCTGAATCGGAGCTTGTTCGCAAGGCTGAAGAAAAAGGAGTGAAGGTCTATCCTACATCACCGTATTGGATAACCTTCGACACTCAGCTGCCTCCCCGCCTTCTATTAGGTTTTGGAGGGTTGTCAGAGAATGAGCTGGAGGCAGGGATTCGATTGTTAAAAGAAGCCTGGACGTGA
- a CDS encoding pyridoxamine 5'-phosphate oxidase family protein yields the protein MMPMRFHFLECTDKEKIQHFLNHARVGYLGLAQKEQPYVVPLNYVWWQGKIYFHGADTGRKIDMIKENPQVCFTVSEEYGTIANPVPAKTDTAYMSVMAFGKAHHVTDLTEATESMQQLLNKYVPGYFDTPLSKQHIEKYRSSKGSATSVISISVEHLSAKENPLEKENKFYPGRERKMDI from the coding sequence ATGATGCCAATGCGTTTTCATTTCTTAGAGTGCACAGATAAGGAAAAGATTCAACACTTTTTGAACCATGCGAGAGTAGGTTATCTTGGTTTAGCCCAGAAAGAACAGCCGTACGTTGTCCCATTAAATTACGTGTGGTGGCAGGGAAAGATTTATTTCCACGGAGCCGATACAGGACGAAAAATTGACATGATAAAAGAGAATCCTCAGGTTTGCTTTACGGTAAGCGAAGAATACGGAACAATCGCTAATCCGGTCCCAGCCAAGACAGACACCGCCTACATGAGTGTCATGGCTTTTGGAAAAGCGCACCACGTCACAGATTTGACAGAAGCGACTGAATCTATGCAGCAATTGTTAAATAAATATGTTCCAGGATATTTCGATACCCCCTTGTCCAAACAACATATAGAAAAATATCGTTCAAGCAAGGGCAGCGCCACATCGGTCATTAGTATTAGCGTAGAACATCTCAGCGCCAAAGAAAATCCGCTGGAGAAAGAGAATAAATTTTATCCCGGACGTGAACGGAAGATGGATATATAA
- a CDS encoding VOC family protein: MARVVAFELSSQDPKKAAEFYSKVFNWKIAAPNYDYWPVTTGDDGSTGINGGISLGPIEYPQGTRIQIEVESIDDAIEKALESGAELVRGKMEFDEFYLAYLEDPVGLGFGLIQKK, translated from the coding sequence ATGGCACGTGTTGTAGCATTTGAATTAAGCAGCCAGGATCCAAAAAAAGCCGCCGAGTTTTATTCTAAGGTATTTAATTGGAAAATCGCTGCTCCGAACTACGACTATTGGCCGGTAACTACAGGAGACGATGGCAGTACCGGGATTAATGGAGGCATTAGTTTAGGACCTATCGAATATCCTCAGGGAACCCGGATACAAATAGAGGTAGAATCCATTGACGACGCTATCGAAAAAGCTTTAGAGAGCGGTGCAGAGCTTGTGCGCGGGAAAATGGAGTTTGACGAGTTTTATTTAGCATACTTGGAAGACCCTGTTGGGCTGGGATTTGGATTGATACAAAAAAAGTGA
- a CDS encoding DUF1259 domain-containing protein has product MMNNEETLCNKFADIIGGQPGFAGGKCVATISRNEIRATILEKRFEVTSSFSFESISKFSGKALCLGRIALLQDEVEPFITVIRDQGITVSSIHNEWLFDNPNLIYVNIETVEKPLIFARKVRIALDAI; this is encoded by the coding sequence ATGATGAACAATGAGGAAACACTGTGCAACAAGTTTGCGGACATTATAGGTGGGCAGCCTGGATTTGCCGGTGGAAAATGTGTGGCTACAATATCTCGAAATGAAATAAGAGCTACAATTTTGGAGAAGAGGTTTGAGGTGACTTCTTCTTTCTCATTCGAATCAATAAGTAAGTTCAGTGGGAAAGCATTATGTTTAGGAAGAATAGCACTTTTACAAGATGAAGTCGAACCGTTTATTACTGTAATTCGTGATCAGGGAATAACCGTTTCGTCTATCCATAATGAATGGTTGTTCGATAATCCCAATTTAATTTATGTCAATATTGAAACTGTTGAAAAACCATTGATTTTTGCAAGAAAAGTGAGAATTGCGTTAGATGCTATTTGA
- a CDS encoding MFS transporter — MNKTIALFFFIMFVIGTDTFLISPLLPILSSLYDVTTDVSGWMVSSYALGYALFALVAGPISDNLNRKTVMIYGLAAFALSTFLCGLAPDFWSMCAFRFIAGVSAAFVTPQVWASIPLIVKPDQIVKSMGIATAGLAVSQALGLPMGSFLASLSWRAPFFVLAAFSIVLIFLTVFMPAIKSSQQINQQSIFNRYKHLFSESHVFIVFFAYLLFQTGNFAAFTFLGTWLSDDYHFNVAQIGTAMLVLGMGNFIGSFFGSRYISKIGQTKSLLGGILLMGLLYFCLPFFPSVILVEISFFLLFFFAGILFPIMMSLFQSLNPSARGTIASLSNSVMYFGTTLGAFIAGQLYAHFGNFNSVTSFTAAMFLLSIITYKASGILGAEQKVNKPAS; from the coding sequence ATGAACAAAACGATTGCTTTATTCTTTTTTATTATGTTCGTCATCGGGACGGATACATTTTTAATTTCTCCTTTATTGCCAATACTTAGCAGCCTTTACGATGTAACTACCGATGTGTCTGGATGGATGGTAAGTTCCTATGCGTTAGGCTATGCATTATTTGCTCTTGTTGCAGGCCCAATTTCTGATAATCTCAATCGGAAGACTGTTATGATTTATGGATTGGCAGCTTTTGCTTTATCTACATTTCTCTGCGGGCTGGCGCCTGATTTTTGGAGCATGTGTGCTTTCAGATTTATCGCCGGAGTAAGCGCAGCATTTGTAACGCCTCAGGTTTGGGCTTCTATTCCTTTAATAGTAAAACCGGATCAGATTGTAAAAAGCATGGGGATAGCCACTGCTGGTTTGGCTGTTTCGCAGGCTTTGGGACTTCCGATGGGAAGCTTCTTGGCTTCGCTTTCGTGGAGGGCACCTTTTTTTGTCTTGGCCGCTTTTTCAATCGTGCTGATTTTCTTAACGGTTTTTATGCCGGCAATCAAGTCCTCTCAACAAATAAACCAGCAATCTATTTTTAATAGATATAAACATCTGTTTTCAGAGTCGCACGTTTTCATCGTTTTCTTTGCCTATCTGCTTTTTCAAACCGGAAATTTTGCGGCGTTTACGTTTTTGGGGACATGGTTAAGTGATGATTATCATTTCAATGTGGCACAAATTGGTACAGCTATGCTGGTACTTGGGATGGGGAATTTTATCGGAAGTTTCTTTGGATCCCGCTACATATCTAAAATCGGTCAAACAAAATCTTTACTTGGTGGAATCCTTCTTATGGGGTTATTGTATTTCTGCCTTCCTTTCTTTCCGAGTGTGATTCTCGTTGAGATCTCGTTCTTTTTGCTGTTTTTTTTCGCAGGTATTCTTTTTCCAATTATGATGAGTCTGTTTCAATCGCTTAACCCCTCCGCAAGAGGAACGATCGCTTCACTGTCTAATTCAGTTATGTACTTTGGAACTACACTCGGTGCATTTATCGCCGGCCAATTATATGCTCACTTTGGAAATTTCAATTCAGTTACATCGTTCACGGCAGCCATGTTTCTTTTATCGATCATTACTTATAAAGCAAGCGGAATTTTGGGTGCTGAACAGAAAGTGAACAAACCTGCATCATAA
- a CDS encoding ArsR/SmtB family transcription factor has product MNIKLSEDQIRVQIFKALADESRLAIVRTLYKNQRELSCGEVGEQCNIVKTTASYHFRTLREAGLTIVRKDSRTRYIRLNLETFQKYLPDFLDTL; this is encoded by the coding sequence ATGAATATAAAACTATCAGAAGATCAAATCAGAGTACAGATATTTAAAGCATTAGCGGATGAATCACGGTTGGCGATTGTTCGAACATTATACAAAAACCAAAGGGAATTAAGCTGTGGAGAGGTTGGTGAACAATGCAATATTGTTAAGACAACAGCATCGTATCATTTTCGTACGCTTCGCGAAGCTGGCTTAACAATCGTAAGAAAGGATTCAAGAACAAGGTACATTCGTTTAAATTTAGAGACATTTCAAAAGTATTTGCCTGATTTTCTAGACACTTTATAA